A region from the Achromobacter seleniivolatilans genome encodes:
- the erpA gene encoding iron-sulfur cluster insertion protein ErpA codes for MNAVTETVDLQAAPPAPLVFTDSAAAKVKDLLLEEGNPELKLRVFVQGGGCSGFQYGFTFDEVVNEDDTVLDKAGVQLLVDPMSFQYLVGAEIDYKEDLEGAQFVIRNPNASTTCGCGSSFSV; via the coding sequence ATGAATGCAGTGACCGAAACCGTCGACCTGCAGGCTGCGCCGCCTGCCCCCCTGGTATTTACTGACTCGGCTGCCGCCAAAGTGAAAGACCTGTTGCTCGAAGAAGGCAACCCTGAGCTGAAGCTCCGTGTATTTGTGCAGGGCGGCGGCTGTTCGGGCTTTCAGTACGGTTTTACGTTCGACGAAGTCGTGAACGAAGACGACACCGTGCTGGACAAGGCTGGCGTGCAACTGCTCGTCGATCCGATGAGCTTCCAGTACCTGGTCGGCGCTGAGATCGACTACAAGGAAGACCTGGAAGGCGCGCAGTTCGTCATCCGCAACCCCAACGCCAGCACCACCTGCGGCTGCGGTTCCTCGTTCTCGGTCTAA
- a CDS encoding DUF6776 family protein, whose protein sequence is MSADSSAPLSSGSPRGWLRLFAGLLIGVLLGSSAGYFYARQLYRPQDAVVITSQQASDQEEAMRQQTTQLRYTRGQLDTADGELVIERAAREELEAQLLTAQAELGRVRDQLAFYEQLLPPGPEGSVDIRSVQIERDGGGLRYKVLLMRSGRNGGTPFAGALRFQATGVLKGETVTVDLAPMQVKAETGPVTVTGESTSAASLALQFDQYQRSQGMLAVPEGFVPENVTVSVLEGETVRATRSVKLEL, encoded by the coding sequence ATGTCCGCTGACTCGTCCGCTCCGCTTTCCTCCGGCTCCCCTCGCGGGTGGCTGCGCCTGTTTGCTGGCTTGCTGATTGGCGTGTTGCTGGGCAGTTCGGCAGGGTACTTTTATGCGCGGCAACTGTACCGGCCGCAAGATGCGGTGGTGATCACGAGCCAGCAGGCCTCGGATCAAGAAGAGGCGATGCGTCAACAGACCACGCAACTGCGTTATACGCGCGGCCAATTGGATACTGCTGATGGCGAACTCGTCATCGAGCGTGCCGCACGTGAAGAGCTTGAAGCCCAGCTGCTTACCGCTCAAGCGGAATTGGGCCGAGTGCGCGATCAGCTCGCCTTCTACGAGCAATTGCTGCCGCCCGGGCCGGAAGGTTCGGTGGACATTCGCAGCGTGCAGATCGAGCGCGATGGCGGGGGTTTGCGCTACAAGGTGCTGCTGATGCGCAGCGGCCGCAATGGTGGAACGCCATTCGCTGGCGCCTTGCGGTTCCAGGCAACGGGCGTATTAAAGGGCGAAACCGTAACGGTGGACTTGGCGCCGATGCAGGTCAAGGCCGAGACTGGCCCGGTCACCGTTACCGGCGAAAGCACGTCGGCGGCGTCTCTGGCCCTGCAATTCGATCAGTATCAACGCAGTCAGGGCATGCTGGCTGTGCCCGAGGGATTTGTCCCCGAAAACGTGACTGTCAGCGTCCTGGAAGGTGAAACCGTCCGGGCTACCCGTAGTGTCAAGCTGGAACTTTGA
- the argC gene encoding N-acetyl-gamma-glutamyl-phosphate reductase, with amino-acid sequence MAQASNTRIKVGIVGGTGYTGVELLRLLSQHPNVELTAITSRKEDGLPVADMYPNLRGHVKLAFSAPEKASLTDCDVVFFATPHGVAMAQAQELIAAGTRVIDLAADFRLQDIPTFERWYKIPHTCPDILAESQYGLVELNREAISKARVIGNPGCYPTTVLLGLAPLLEGGKALVDAQTLIADCKSGVSGAGRKAEVGSLFSEASDNFKAYGVSGHRHHPEIVAQLEKISGGKVGLTFVPHLVPMIRGMFSTIYARILPEARDTDFQALFEARYADEPFVDVMPAGSLPETRSVRASNNLRIALSRPGNGDQLIVMVVQDNLVKGAAGQAVQNMNLMFGIPESVGLDQVAILP; translated from the coding sequence ATGGCCCAAGCATCGAACACCCGTATCAAGGTTGGTATCGTCGGCGGCACCGGTTATACCGGCGTCGAGTTGCTGCGCTTGCTATCGCAGCATCCCAATGTGGAATTGACCGCCATCACGTCCCGCAAGGAAGACGGGCTGCCGGTCGCTGATATGTATCCGAACCTGCGCGGCCACGTGAAGCTGGCCTTCTCCGCGCCGGAAAAGGCATCCTTGACGGATTGCGATGTGGTGTTCTTCGCAACGCCCCATGGCGTGGCCATGGCGCAAGCCCAGGAACTGATCGCAGCCGGCACCCGCGTCATCGACCTGGCTGCTGACTTCCGCTTGCAAGACATCCCCACCTTCGAGCGTTGGTACAAAATTCCCCATACCTGCCCGGACATTCTGGCTGAATCCCAATATGGCCTGGTGGAACTGAACCGCGAAGCCATTTCCAAGGCTCGCGTGATCGGTAACCCGGGCTGCTACCCCACCACCGTGCTGCTGGGCCTGGCCCCGCTGCTCGAAGGCGGCAAGGCGCTGGTGGATGCGCAAACCCTGATCGCCGACTGCAAGTCGGGCGTGTCGGGCGCTGGCCGCAAGGCAGAAGTGGGTTCGCTGTTCTCGGAAGCCTCTGACAACTTCAAGGCCTACGGCGTGTCGGGTCACCGCCATCACCCGGAAATTGTTGCCCAGCTGGAAAAGATCTCTGGCGGCAAAGTCGGCCTGACCTTCGTGCCGCACTTGGTGCCCATGATTCGCGGCATGTTTTCCACGATCTACGCGCGCATCCTGCCGGAAGCCCGTGATACGGATTTCCAGGCCCTGTTTGAAGCGCGTTATGCAGATGAACCGTTCGTGGACGTCATGCCTGCCGGCAGCCTGCCCGAAACGCGTTCGGTGCGCGCATCGAACAACCTGCGCATCGCACTGAGCCGTCCTGGCAATGGCGATCAACTGATCGTGATGGTTGTGCAGGACAATCTGGTCAAGGGTGCTGCGGGTCAAGCCGTTCAGAACATGAATCTGATGTTCGGTATTCCCGAGTCGGTGGGTCTGGATCAGGTTGCGATCCTGCCCTGA
- the rpsI gene encoding 30S ribosomal protein S9: MIGNWNYGTGRRKTSVARVFIKKGTGKIVVNGKPVDDFFARETGRMIVRQPLELTGHLESFDIKVNVHGGGETGQAGAIRHGITRALIDYDATLKPSLSQAGFVTRDAREVERKKVGFRKARRRKQFSKR; this comes from the coding sequence ATGATCGGTAACTGGAATTACGGAACCGGCCGTCGCAAAACTTCGGTGGCTCGCGTTTTCATCAAGAAGGGCACGGGTAAGATCGTTGTCAACGGCAAGCCCGTTGATGATTTCTTCGCCCGCGAAACTGGCCGCATGATTGTGCGCCAACCGCTGGAACTGACCGGCCACCTGGAATCGTTTGACATCAAAGTCAACGTCCATGGCGGCGGCGAAACCGGCCAAGCCGGCGCAATCCGTCACGGCATCACGCGTGCTCTGATCGATTACGACGCCACGCTGAAGCCCTCGCTGTCGCAAGCTGGCTTTGTTACTCGCGACGCCCGCGAAGTCGAACGTAAGAAGGTCGGCTTCCGCAAGGCACGTCGCCGGAAGCAGTTCAGCAAGCGTTAA
- the rplM gene encoding 50S ribosomal protein L13, with amino-acid sequence MKTFVAKPHEVQRDWFVIDAKGKVLGRVASEVARRLRGKHKPEFTPHVDTGDYIVIINASDIVVTGTKAKDKKYFRHTTYPGGIRETNFEKMQERFPGRAIQKAVKGMLPKGPLGYAMIKKLKVYAGAEHPHTAQQPKTLDL; translated from the coding sequence ATGAAGACCTTTGTGGCCAAGCCGCATGAAGTCCAACGTGACTGGTTTGTGATCGACGCCAAGGGCAAAGTCCTCGGTCGTGTGGCCAGCGAAGTCGCACGTCGTCTGCGTGGCAAGCACAAACCTGAATTCACGCCGCACGTTGATACTGGCGATTACATCGTCATCATCAACGCTTCCGATATCGTCGTTACCGGTACCAAGGCGAAGGACAAGAAGTACTTCCGCCACACCACGTACCCGGGCGGTATCCGCGAAACGAACTTCGAGAAAATGCAAGAGCGTTTTCCCGGTCGCGCCATTCAGAAGGCCGTCAAGGGCATGCTGCCCAAGGGTCCTCTGGGCTACGCCATGATCAAGAAGCTGAAGGTCTATGCTGGTGCCGAGCACCCGCACACCGCCCAACAGCCCAAGACGCTGGATCTCTAA
- a CDS encoding ABC transporter ATP-binding protein, whose amino-acid sequence MSVMLEVRGLEVNYGHIEAVRGIDLDLNANEITALVGANGAGKSTTLLALSGLLPKARGRILFEGEDITNLAPHQLVARGIVQVPEGRAILTTMTVLENLELGAYRRGLKNVSSDLEYVFNLFPRLKERITGTAGNLSGGEQQMLAIGRALMAKPRLLLLDEPSMGLAPIVVQEIFRSLRAINADGLTLFLVEQNVRQALKIAQQGYVLENGAMALTGTGRELLGHPRVLEAYLGA is encoded by the coding sequence ATGAGCGTGATGCTGGAAGTCCGCGGACTCGAAGTCAACTATGGCCATATTGAAGCCGTGCGCGGCATTGATCTGGACCTGAACGCCAACGAAATCACTGCCCTGGTCGGCGCCAACGGCGCCGGCAAATCGACCACGCTGCTGGCGCTGTCGGGCCTGTTGCCCAAGGCACGCGGCCGCATCCTGTTCGAAGGCGAAGACATTACCAATCTGGCGCCTCACCAATTGGTGGCGCGCGGCATTGTGCAGGTGCCGGAAGGCCGGGCCATTCTGACCACCATGACGGTGCTGGAAAACCTGGAGCTGGGCGCTTACCGCCGCGGTCTGAAGAACGTCAGTTCGGATCTGGAATATGTGTTCAACCTGTTCCCGCGCCTGAAGGAACGGATCACCGGCACGGCGGGCAATCTGTCGGGCGGCGAACAGCAGATGCTGGCCATCGGCCGGGCCTTGATGGCCAAGCCCCGTCTGTTGCTGCTGGACGAGCCGTCGATGGGCCTGGCCCCGATCGTCGTGCAAGAAATCTTCCGTTCATTGCGTGCTATCAACGCCGATGGCCTGACGCTGTTCCTGGTGGAGCAGAACGTTCGTCAAGCATTGAAGATTGCGCAGCAAGGTTATGTGCTGGAAAACGGCGCCATGGCGCTGACCGGCACGGGCCGTGAATTGCTGGGCCATCCTCGCGTGCTGGAAGCCTACCTGGGCGCCTGA
- a CDS encoding ABC transporter ATP-binding protein, which produces MLELSSVSKSFGGLHVLHDVSLSVPEGAIFGLIGPNGAGKTTVFNLITGLLPPSGGSITFNGESVLGKKPHSITRMGIARTFQNIRLFKEMTLLENVVVGAYRHMNYGFPSLLLGLPAYREHEKRARERAHELLTWMRLDHKANDLADNLSYGEQRRLELARALATEPKLLLLDEPVAGMNTGERAELMREILAIRDRGYTILMIEHDMRFVMGLCERIAVLNFGKIIACGGPEEIRNNEQVIEAYLGREDDEDTEQAEAAQ; this is translated from the coding sequence ATGCTTGAACTGTCCTCCGTCTCCAAGAGTTTTGGCGGCCTGCACGTGTTGCATGACGTCAGCCTGTCGGTCCCCGAAGGCGCCATCTTTGGCCTGATCGGCCCGAACGGCGCTGGCAAGACCACGGTGTTCAACCTGATCACCGGGCTGCTGCCGCCCAGCGGCGGCTCCATTACGTTCAACGGCGAAAGCGTGCTGGGCAAAAAACCGCACAGCATCACGCGGATGGGCATTGCCCGCACCTTCCAGAACATCCGTCTCTTCAAAGAGATGACGCTGCTGGAAAACGTGGTGGTGGGCGCATACCGTCACATGAACTACGGTTTCCCCAGCTTGCTGCTGGGCTTGCCTGCGTACCGCGAGCACGAAAAGCGCGCCCGTGAGCGTGCGCACGAGCTGTTGACGTGGATGCGCCTGGACCACAAGGCCAATGATCTGGCCGACAACCTGTCTTACGGCGAGCAGCGCCGCCTGGAGCTGGCGCGCGCGCTGGCCACCGAGCCCAAGCTGTTGTTGCTGGATGAGCCGGTGGCCGGCATGAACACCGGCGAACGCGCAGAACTCATGCGTGAGATTCTGGCGATTCGCGATCGCGGCTACACCATCCTGATGATTGAGCACGATATGCGCTTCGTCATGGGTCTGTGCGAGCGCATCGCGGTGTTGAACTTCGGCAAGATCATCGCTTGCGGCGGCCCCGAAGAGATCCGCAATAACGAGCAAGTCATCGAAGCCTATCTGGGCCGCGAAGACGACGAAGACACTGAACAAGCGGAGGCCGCACAATGA
- a CDS encoding branched-chain amino acid ABC transporter permease, with amino-acid sequence MSGFENFWAIYGNLVLTLGTNALLALSIWLTLACGMLAMANAAFMGIGAYAAALLTMNYDAPFSVAIAGGMAAPALVAALIGIPTIRLSGVYLAMATLGFGEVVRVTVLNTESVTGGALGLNGIPQLTQWWHVVLAVVIVLFVLWRVRASKIGRSFDAIRGDETAAGLMGIDVRANKMLAFVAGAMIAGLAGALNAHLTFFIGPNEYGFDRGVEILTMAILGGIGGLAGPVIGSFIITVLPELLRGFADLRLIANGVILVLIVLFLPQGIWDPARFKRWMRQGRQGGKRHA; translated from the coding sequence ATGAGCGGATTCGAAAACTTCTGGGCCATCTATGGCAACCTGGTGCTCACCTTGGGCACCAACGCATTGCTGGCCCTCTCTATCTGGCTGACCCTGGCTTGCGGCATGCTGGCCATGGCGAATGCGGCCTTCATGGGCATCGGGGCGTATGCCGCCGCGCTGCTCACCATGAACTACGACGCGCCGTTCTCGGTTGCCATTGCTGGCGGCATGGCGGCGCCAGCCCTGGTTGCGGCGCTTATCGGCATACCAACCATACGGTTATCAGGCGTCTACCTTGCCATGGCAACGCTGGGTTTTGGCGAAGTCGTGCGCGTGACCGTGCTGAATACGGAATCGGTCACGGGCGGCGCGTTGGGCCTTAACGGCATTCCGCAGCTGACGCAGTGGTGGCACGTGGTGCTGGCGGTCGTCATTGTGTTGTTCGTGCTGTGGCGTGTTCGCGCCTCCAAGATCGGCCGCTCGTTTGACGCCATACGCGGCGACGAAACGGCGGCTGGCCTGATGGGCATCGATGTGCGCGCCAACAAGATGCTGGCGTTTGTGGCCGGCGCGATGATCGCTGGCCTGGCCGGCGCATTGAACGCACACCTGACCTTCTTTATTGGTCCCAACGAATACGGTTTCGACCGGGGCGTTGAAATCCTGACCATGGCAATTCTGGGTGGCATCGGCGGCCTGGCTGGCCCCGTGATTGGCAGCTTCATCATTACGGTTCTGCCTGAACTGCTGCGCGGATTTGCGGATTTGCGTCTGATCGCGAACGGAGTGATCCTGGTGTTGATTGTGTTGTTCCTGCCGCAAGGCATCTGGGACCCGGCGCGCTTCAAGCGCTGGATGCGTCAAGGTCGTCAAGGAGGCAAGCGCCATGCTTGA
- a CDS encoding branched-chain amino acid ABC transporter permease → MFEQQFVNALSLGCVYALFALGFTLIFGVLGVINLAHGAVFMVGAYAALFVVQQFGLPLWGALMVAFFVAGFTGVIIDYLVLKPLRKRNAPHLIPMIATIGVGIILNNGAQSIFGASNLRFPHGTVPEEVIEVAGLHLTVIELGIIFLSFALMAVLMYVMRRTQFGRALRAIAESPKAAWLLGINVEKLFVTTSFAAAALGGVAGVLIGLYSNALFPLMGQPMLHKGIAVIILGGMGDIRGAMLGGLFLGFAEVLSVAYIGSTMRDAVAFGLLFLILLVRPQGLFGKVVQRKA, encoded by the coding sequence ATGTTCGAACAACAATTCGTCAACGCCTTGTCGCTGGGCTGTGTGTATGCACTGTTCGCGCTGGGCTTCACGCTGATTTTCGGCGTGCTCGGGGTGATCAACCTGGCGCATGGCGCCGTATTCATGGTTGGCGCCTACGCGGCACTGTTCGTCGTTCAGCAATTCGGCCTGCCCCTGTGGGGCGCGCTGATGGTTGCCTTTTTCGTCGCTGGCTTTACCGGAGTCATCATTGACTACCTGGTGCTCAAGCCGCTGCGCAAACGCAACGCTCCCCACTTGATTCCCATGATCGCCACGATTGGCGTGGGCATCATCCTGAATAACGGCGCGCAAAGCATCTTCGGCGCCAGCAACCTGCGCTTCCCGCATGGCACTGTGCCCGAGGAAGTGATCGAGGTCGCTGGCCTGCACCTGACCGTCATCGAACTCGGCATTATTTTCCTGTCGTTCGCGCTGATGGCCGTGCTGATGTATGTCATGCGCCGCACGCAGTTCGGCCGCGCCTTGCGCGCCATTGCCGAATCGCCCAAGGCCGCATGGCTGTTGGGCATCAACGTTGAAAAGCTGTTCGTCACGACCTCGTTCGCGGCCGCCGCCCTGGGTGGCGTGGCTGGCGTGCTGATCGGTCTGTACTCGAATGCGCTGTTCCCGCTGATGGGCCAGCCGATGCTGCACAAAGGCATCGCGGTCATCATCCTGGGCGGCATGGGCGACATTCGCGGCGCCATGCTGGGCGGTCTCTTCCTGGGCTTCGCCGAGGTGTTGTCGGTGGCTTACATCGGCTCCACCATGCGCGACGCGGTGGCTTTCGGCCTGCTGTTCCTGATCCTGCTGGTGCGCCCGCAAGGACTGTTCGGCAAAGTGGTTCAACGCAAGGCTTAA
- a CDS encoding ABC transporter substrate-binding protein: MQSKTKKLLAALIAAGVLPAAHAADIKLGVAEALSGGAAQYGVSIRNGFQLAADEINAAGGINGDKIVLVIEDEQGKKEEAINVFKKLIFKDNVLMVFGPTLSNSAQAADPVAQAAKTVAFGTSNTADGITSIGNYVFRNSVTEADVLPATISTVKAKTGLKNVAVLYGNDDVFTKSGYDNFKKALEDQKIPVTTTETFAKGDVDFKAQLTKIKGTNPDAIVLSALLAEGAPIMVQARQLGLNVPVIGGNGMNSVKIFDLAPGGASNNLWIGSPWSIENKAPENTKFIDAYKAKFNGSPDQFAAQSYDAMYIVAQALKNTKRTGELPKDRAALRDALPAVTWTGATGPFKFRQANDRAGKPAGYDADQAPIVSVTKDGKYVIEK, encoded by the coding sequence ATGCAATCCAAGACCAAGAAGCTGCTGGCCGCGCTCATCGCCGCCGGTGTCCTCCCGGCTGCGCACGCGGCTGACATCAAGCTGGGTGTGGCAGAAGCCCTGTCCGGCGGCGCCGCCCAATACGGCGTATCGATCCGCAATGGTTTCCAGCTTGCCGCTGATGAAATCAACGCTGCGGGCGGTATCAACGGCGACAAGATTGTGCTGGTGATCGAAGACGAACAAGGCAAGAAAGAAGAAGCCATCAACGTCTTCAAGAAACTGATCTTCAAGGACAACGTCCTGATGGTCTTCGGCCCCACGCTGTCGAATTCGGCCCAAGCTGCCGACCCGGTCGCACAGGCTGCCAAGACGGTCGCCTTCGGCACGTCCAACACCGCTGACGGCATCACGTCCATCGGCAACTACGTGTTCCGCAACTCGGTTACCGAAGCCGACGTGCTGCCGGCCACCATCTCCACCGTCAAGGCCAAGACCGGCCTGAAGAACGTGGCGGTGCTCTACGGTAACGACGACGTCTTCACCAAGAGCGGCTACGACAACTTCAAGAAGGCGCTGGAAGACCAGAAGATCCCGGTCACGACGACCGAAACCTTCGCCAAGGGCGATGTGGACTTCAAGGCCCAGCTGACCAAGATCAAGGGCACCAACCCTGACGCCATCGTGCTGTCCGCACTGTTGGCTGAAGGCGCTCCGATCATGGTTCAAGCCCGTCAATTGGGTCTGAACGTGCCGGTTATCGGCGGCAACGGCATGAACTCGGTCAAGATTTTCGACCTGGCCCCTGGCGGCGCGTCGAACAATCTGTGGATCGGCAGCCCGTGGTCGATCGAAAACAAGGCGCCCGAGAACACCAAGTTCATCGACGCTTACAAGGCGAAGTTCAACGGTTCGCCCGACCAGTTCGCAGCCCAGTCGTATGACGCCATGTACATCGTGGCTCAGGCGCTGAAGAACACCAAGCGCACTGGCGAACTGCCCAAGGACCGCGCCGCACTGCGCGACGCTCTGCCGGCTGTGACCTGGACTGGCGCCACCGGCCCGTTCAAGTTCCGCCAAGCCAACGATCGCGCCGGCAAGCCCGCCGGCTACGACGCCGACCAGGCGCCGATCGTCAGCGTGACCAAGGACGGCAAGTACGTCATCGAGAAGTAA
- a CDS encoding TRAP transporter substrate-binding protein — translation MQRRSFLKHAGLGAVATGAAVSTPAFAQDMPSISWRLSSGFPSTLDLRIGAGESFCKYVSEATGGKFNIRHFPAGEIVAAEDLLEAVSTHKVDCGHASSRMLYAKNPAFCFDAAVPFGLNARQMNAWMSEGDGLRLTRELFKPEKIINFPLGNTGAQMGGWYAKEIKRLADLKDLKMRVSGLAADVLTRMGVSPQPADLAKLAEAFQKDGLQAVAGAGAYDDDKLGINKVAKYYYAPGWWAGGEQLSLYINDEAWSKLPKNYQSVLEAAALAAHVSTTARYDARNPVALAQLTANGAQVRTFPRSIMDVAFETTQQVYKDLGAKDPKFKAIHDSYMGFRDSEMPWFRLTESAYGQYLGVALSARA, via the coding sequence ATGCAACGACGTTCATTCTTGAAGCACGCCGGACTCGGCGCCGTCGCAACGGGAGCCGCCGTCAGCACGCCTGCGTTCGCGCAGGACATGCCGTCGATCAGCTGGCGCCTGTCCTCTGGCTTTCCCAGCACGCTGGACCTGCGCATCGGCGCAGGCGAAAGCTTCTGCAAGTACGTCTCGGAAGCCACGGGCGGAAAATTCAACATCCGCCATTTTCCTGCTGGCGAAATCGTTGCTGCGGAAGACCTGCTGGAAGCGGTGTCTACCCATAAGGTGGACTGCGGCCACGCCTCTTCCCGCATGCTGTACGCCAAGAATCCCGCCTTTTGCTTCGACGCCGCCGTGCCCTTCGGGCTGAATGCGCGCCAGATGAACGCCTGGATGAGCGAAGGCGACGGCCTGCGTCTGACCCGCGAGCTCTTCAAACCCGAAAAAATCATCAATTTCCCGCTCGGTAATACCGGCGCCCAGATGGGCGGCTGGTACGCGAAGGAAATCAAGCGTTTGGCTGATCTGAAAGACCTGAAAATGCGCGTCAGCGGACTGGCAGCGGACGTTCTGACGCGTATGGGCGTATCGCCGCAACCGGCAGATCTGGCCAAGTTGGCAGAAGCTTTCCAGAAAGACGGCTTGCAGGCAGTGGCGGGCGCCGGCGCCTACGATGACGACAAGCTGGGCATCAATAAGGTAGCTAAGTATTACTACGCACCCGGCTGGTGGGCGGGCGGCGAACAGTTGTCGCTCTATATCAATGACGAGGCCTGGAGCAAGCTGCCGAAGAACTACCAGTCAGTGCTTGAGGCTGCGGCGCTGGCCGCGCATGTGTCTACGACCGCGCGCTATGACGCCCGCAACCCGGTGGCTTTGGCGCAATTGACGGCAAATGGCGCGCAAGTCCGCACGTTTCCCCGATCGATCATGGACGTCGCGTTCGAGACCACGCAGCAGGTCTACAAAGACTTGGGCGCCAAAGACCCGAAGTTCAAGGCAATACACGACAGTTATATGGGCTTTCGCGATAGCGAGATGCCGTGGTTCCGCCTGACTGAAAGCGCTTACGGCCAATACTTGGGCGTGGCGCTTTCGGCCCGGGCGTAA
- the pmbA gene encoding metalloprotease PmbA: MVKSSSSLPLAANHARFSELVEQTLAYARQIGASDAAAEVSESLGLSVSVRKNDIETVEQTRDRSLDLTVYAGQSRGSASTSDFSEAALRQTVEAAWHIARHTAADPAAGLPDADQLATEFPDLDLHRAWTVTTEEAAELALRAERAARDVDPRITNTDGATVGTYEGQFVMGNTRGFLGGYPYSRHSLSVAPIAGRGNGMQRDYWYTSERDPAKMASPEAIGRYAAERTLSRLSARRIRTGKFPVLFEAPLALGLVGALTQAVNGGALYRKASFLLDSLGKPIFAKHINLTEDPHIPGAMGSSPFDDEGVRTRRRNVVSDGVLEGYFLSSYTARKLGMTTTGNAGGSHNLVFSSTLTQRGDDFEAMLKKLGTGFLVTELIGQGVNYVTGDYSRGAFGYWVENGKIQHAVQEITIAGNLADMFQQIVAVGADTISRGTKTTGSILIEQMAIAGT, translated from the coding sequence ATGGTTAAATCCTCCTCATCCTTGCCGCTGGCGGCGAATCACGCGCGTTTTTCCGAACTCGTCGAACAAACCCTCGCCTACGCGCGCCAGATTGGCGCCTCTGACGCCGCGGCGGAAGTCTCGGAAAGCCTGGGTCTGTCGGTCTCGGTACGCAAAAACGACATTGAAACCGTTGAGCAGACACGCGACCGGTCGCTCGACCTGACGGTCTACGCCGGCCAAAGCCGCGGTTCCGCCTCGACCTCCGACTTTTCCGAAGCCGCCCTGCGCCAGACGGTCGAAGCCGCCTGGCACATCGCCCGGCATACCGCCGCCGATCCGGCCGCCGGTCTGCCCGACGCCGATCAATTGGCCACCGAATTCCCCGATCTGGACCTGCATCGCGCCTGGACCGTGACCACCGAGGAAGCCGCCGAACTCGCGCTGCGCGCCGAACGCGCCGCGCGCGACGTGGACCCGCGCATCACCAATACCGATGGCGCCACCGTAGGCACCTACGAAGGCCAATTCGTGATGGGCAACACACGCGGCTTTTTGGGCGGGTATCCGTATTCGCGCCACAGCCTGTCCGTCGCGCCCATCGCGGGCCGCGGCAATGGCATGCAGCGAGACTACTGGTACACCTCCGAGCGCGACCCGGCCAAAATGGCATCGCCCGAGGCCATCGGCCGTTACGCCGCCGAGCGCACGCTGTCGCGCCTGTCGGCCCGCCGTATCCGCACGGGCAAGTTTCCTGTCCTGTTCGAAGCGCCGTTGGCGCTCGGTTTGGTCGGCGCCTTGACGCAAGCCGTCAATGGCGGCGCGCTCTATCGCAAGGCCAGCTTCCTGCTGGATTCCTTGGGTAAGCCTATCTTTGCCAAGCACATCAACCTGACCGAAGACCCGCATATCCCCGGCGCCATGGGCAGCTCGCCCTTTGACGACGAAGGCGTGCGCACACGCCGCCGCAACGTCGTGTCGGACGGTGTGTTGGAAGGCTATTTCCTGTCGTCTTACACCGCTCGCAAGCTGGGGATGACCACGACCGGTAACGCCGGCGGCTCGCACAACCTGGTGTTCAGCTCCACGCTCACCCAGCGCGGCGACGACTTTGAAGCCATGCTCAAGAAACTGGGCACCGGCTTCCTGGTCACCGAACTGATCGGCCAGGGCGTCAACTACGTTACGGGCGACTACTCGCGCGGCGCGTTCGGTTACTGGGTCGAAAACGGCAAGATCCAGCACGCGGTGCAGGAAATCACCATTGCCGGCAACCTGGCCGACATGTTCCAGCAGATCGTCGCCGTGGGCGCGGACACCATTTCTCGCGGCACCAAGACCACGGGTTCGATCCTGATCGAACAAATGGCAATCGCCGGGACCTGA
- the yjgA gene encoding ribosome biogenesis factor YjgA, translated as MNSHTEEESVDDGYDENGYDRPSKSQIKRDMHALLDLGKQLIDLSPERLKQLPLAERLYEAIRTAQRTTGREGLRRQVHFVGKLMRDAPADEIRAQLDVWENGSREETAAMHRLETLRDRLLDDDDALTKLLANNPQADVQQLRALIRAARKEKQGNAGLLQGQEPQKKHYRALFQALKTLTL; from the coding sequence ATGAATTCCCATACTGAAGAAGAATCCGTCGACGACGGTTACGACGAGAACGGCTACGACCGTCCCAGCAAGTCCCAGATCAAGCGTGATATGCACGCCTTACTGGACCTGGGCAAACAGTTGATCGATCTGTCCCCCGAACGTCTCAAACAGCTGCCGCTGGCCGAACGCCTCTATGAGGCCATCCGCACAGCGCAGCGCACCACTGGCCGGGAAGGCCTGCGCCGTCAGGTCCATTTTGTGGGCAAGCTGATGCGCGACGCGCCTGCGGATGAAATCCGCGCCCAGCTCGATGTCTGGGAAAACGGCTCGCGCGAAGAAACCGCCGCCATGCATCGCCTGGAGACGCTGCGCGACCGCCTGCTGGACGATGACGACGCGCTGACCAAATTGCTGGCGAACAATCCGCAAGCGGATGTGCAGCAGTTGCGTGCGCTGATTCGTGCCGCCCGCAAGGAAAAGCAGGGCAATGCCGGGCTGCTGCAAGGCCAGGAACCGCAAAAGAAGCATTACCGTGCGTTGTTCCAGGCGTTGAAGACCCTTACGCTCTGA